The DNA segment TGTCTCCGCTAGCCTGGCGCCTTGCCACGAACACAGATTTTGCTGCTGAGAGTTGGCATAGCAATGAAGGTTTGAAGTTTGATCGACGCCCACGCGAGCGCATGGCGTCAGATGTGGTGGATTGGCTCATGGAGGAGCGTCCGACGCGAGAGGAGGTATTAGAGCGACTGGGTGAACCGGAGAGGCGTTTTGAGAACGAGGAGTGGTACGGTGATTTTTCCTATTATCTAGGGGGCATCGACACCCATATGCTTACCCTTGAAATCTGGTTTAAAGATGGAAGGGTGTCACGGGCAAGAGTCCAATAGTCCCAGGAAAAACGGTATGTTGAGTGTTAAAGTTTTTCGCGATTCGTGACATTTTTCACCATATTTACTTGAACGAGCACGAGGACGTGAACTGCGTCGAGTTCCCTAACCTGCGCGTGGTGACCGGTGTCATCAACATCATTGGCGCCGGTACCGCCGTGGAGACCGTGAACTTTCCCGTGCTTCAAAAAGCGGGCGGAGTTTCTATCGATGAGGTCGATGTGGCCTCGGAGGTCTCGGTGCTGCGCGACGTTCATATGGAGAATCTACTGATCACGGAGATGCCCATGGCCGGCGGCCCCCGGATTGGCGACATTCGCATCAGCACCACCACCAGCCTGGAGACCTTCTCGGCGCCGCTGCTCGAAACCACCGGTGACGTCTACGTCGGGGCCAACGACGCGTTGCAGCCCTGGACCTGGCGAGCCTGAACGAGGCGTCTCGCCTCGCGTTCTTCCAAAACCCCGAACTTTGCCTCAGCGCAATCAATGCGCTCGTAACCCAGGTCCAGGAGGAGACGCCCTCGGTGAGCGTCGACGTCGACGCCAATAGCGGCAACGAGGGTTGCTGAGGTCATGACTGAATCCTCGCCGCCGTGTCGTGACATCGGCGGCGAGGATGGTGGTGGCAGGCGCGCGCGGCGACGCGTGTACCGACGATACGTGGATTCAGCCCGGGGGTCTTGCTAAGCATGGGGCTTGTTTCACAGCGCTCGGAACCTGCGGACGGAGGCACGTCCTGATCCGCGGTGAGTATACCCCTGGTGGCAAGACGACCGATGAGATTCACATGCTCAAACATCGCGAAGCGCCGGAGGTTGCTCGTCTTGGTTCAGGCTCTCGTCTTGCTCGGGATGGCGTCGTGCTACGACGGCCTACCGGACGACTACACCGCGACGGGGGAGGTGGAGTTCTATCCGAATGGCTCTGTGGTTACGTAGGAACTCTCCCAATATAATGTACGCTACCAGGGCGTCTTCTTCACTTACGAAGAACCCTACGATCACTATGAGTTTCACGTCTCCTGCTTCGACACGGGCTCGGTGGGATGGCGGCCGCCGGCAACACAAAGCGAGCTCGACGCGATGATTCGCGAGGGCGAAACAATCGCCCTGGATGAAGCCTATGGCACGATCATCGAGTGCAAGGACGGCATCAGCCCCTGCGCCACCGCGTACCGGGAGTGCGCCTACGACAGCGCCGTCGACACCGAGGGCTACAGCCGCCTGACCCGCTATTTTGTTGAGCGGGAGAAGATCATCGACCTCGACGCCGCATGGACCTTTCACGCCTCGCACGAGTTCCATATTCCGGGGTGCATGAAAGGGTATGTGGAGTTTAAGGTGAATGTTAAGTAGTGGCGGGTTGACCGTCGTATAAGAAGAACGAAGGTACAGATATGCATGCAGGACTTATGTCTGCCGGAATCTTCTATTATCGTGCCCGTGCCTTCTGTAACCTGATCGAAAATACAAGTCATTACGGACATAAGGAGCTGCAACACCTCGTGTCCGCGTTAGCCCTTTTGTACTCCGAAGCGAACCGGCTTATTCTCTGCGACGTCGACGAAGTGGACGACGAACAACAACCACCGTCAGTAAAACAGACAGAGCGGGAAGTGATCGTCAACCGCATCACGGCGGCGTTACATCAAGACTACTATCGAGTTGTCGATCCCCTCAATATTTATGAAAGCCCGGCACCTACCATGAGCCAGATTTCTGATGATTTGACGGACATCTGGCAAGAGTTAACGATTGGATTAAGGTTGTGGGAGCGGGGCAATGCCAAAGATCGGAGGCTGGCCCAATGGCACTGGGTATTCTCATTTTCGTCTTACTGGGGTCTACATGCCGTAAACGCGATAACCTACATGCATTACACGTTGGCGAGACTGCATTAATGAGTCAAAAAAACGATGGTAAAATCGCAATGGATATAAATAGACAGTAGGCCTATCCGCCCGGCGCTGAAGGGCTAGTGTGGGTAGTAAGTATCAGAATGTATCAGTTTTATATCAACAAATGACAAACACTATCTGTATTCCGGCGAGGATTGTTTTGGGTACAGGGAAATGAATTTGAGCGGTGGGATACGTGATCGTTTCAAACAAAGAGGAAGTCTCACTACGCTGACGATATGACGTTATGATGACTTTCGAGATTGAGGCTTTATATGG comes from the Lujinxingia sediminis genome and includes:
- a CDS encoding DUF5063 domain-containing protein; this translates as MSAGIFYYRARAFCNLIENTSHYGHKELQHLVSALALLYSEANRLILCDVDEVDDEQQPPSVKQTEREVIVNRITAALHQDYYRVVDPLNIYESPAPTMSQISDDLTDIWQELTIGLRLWERGNAKDRRLAQWHWVFSFSSYWGLHAVNAITYMHYTLARLH